A single window of Pyxicephalus adspersus chromosome 10, UCB_Pads_2.0, whole genome shotgun sequence DNA harbors:
- the KIFBP gene encoding KIF-binding protein → MTRISLLCSNMADSWQRVCDKYQQAITASEVESKNDPENEPYRSKYRARELLREVRAVLGAEEESGERQDGDDVARDEDTQRLLAARRAVIEFRLGVNHTETEEMSAGEEHLVKATRILERYRLSHDCVSPYIQAQNNLGILWADRGEIIIAQTYLESAESLYSQYMKKIGKPPIDPDEHFTPEVQQLTEQERSKRFERVFTYTLYYLAQVYKHLKQHEKAAQYCHTTLQRQLEYDSYNPMEWAINAATLSQYYLGKQFYMESRHCLAAANVIFSKTGQIPSAEAAKENEAEQERLDQLRQKKAEIARCWVKYCINLLQDARKKLEDNIGELDVDLQDELKAERRKEEDEKEKGRKKAVLFGSSDIYDSILAVEEKVECSNPLDFKEAREVFLVGQNYINEAKEYFQLDGHVTDHIEVVQDHSALFKVLAFFEEDYERRCRMHKRRVDMLEPLTNELNPQYYLLVCRQLQFELADTYYEMMDLKVAIGNKLDEMDSHTIKKINSLAQSAIKYYEMFLDSLRSPDKKFPEKLEEDVLRPALVAKFHIARLYGKLISADLKKQLENMQTSLSYYRFLVDYCEKNEEAVKSVETELELAKEMVALLPARMERLRVQLSSFT, encoded by the exons ATGACGCGGATATCACTGCTGTGCAGCAACATGGCGGATAGCTGGCAACGAGTGTGCGATAAGTACCAGCAGGCAATTACTGCTTCCGAGGTAGAGTCCAAGAACGACCCTGAGAATGAGCCCTACCGCTCCAAATACCGGGCCCGGGAGCTGCTGCGGGAGGTGCGAGCCGTGCTGGGGGCGGAGGAGGAGAGCGGGGAGCGGCAGGATGGGGATGATGTGGCCCGGGATGAGGATACACAGAGGCTCCTGGCTGCACGCCGGGCGGTCATTGAATTCCGTCTGGGGGTGAATCACACAGAGACCGAGGAGATGTCAGCCGGGGAGGAACACCTAGTGAAGGCCACCCGCATCCTGGAGAGGTACCGCCTGTCACATGACTGTGTATCCCCCTACATCCAGGCTCAG aatAATCTTGGAATTCTCTGGGCTGACAGAGGAGAGATCATCATTGCACAGACATACCTGGAATCTGCTGAGTCCTTGTACAgtcaatatatgaaaaaa ATTGGCAAGCCCCCAATTGATCCAGACGAACACTTCACACCTGAGGTTCAGCAGCTCACTGAGCAGGAAAGATCTAAGAG attcgAACGGGTATTCACCTATACATTGTACTATCTAGCTCAAGTCTACAAGCATTTAAAGCAGCATGAAAAAGCCGCCCAGTACTGTCATACAACACTCCAGAGACAACTTGAATATGACAGCTACAACCCAATGGAGTGGGCAATTAATGCTGCCACATTATCACAATACTATCTGGGCAAG CAATTTTACATGGAGTCCAGGCACTGTCTTGCTGCGGCCAATGTAATCTTTAGCAAAACTGGACAGATTCCTTCCGCTGAAGCTGCTAAAGAAA ATGAAGCTGAACAGGAGCGCCTGGATCAACTAAgacaaaaaaaagctgaaatagcCAGATGCTGGGTGAAGTATTGTATCAATTTATTGCAGGACGCACGTAAAAAGCTTGAG GACAACATAGGTGAACTTGATGTTGACCTTCAAGATGAACTTAAAGCAGAACGCAGAAAGGAAGAAGATgagaaagagaagggaaggaagaaagCTGTGCTATTTGGATCAAGTGACATATATGACTCTATTTTAGCAGTTGAAGAAAAAGTTGAATGCTCCAATCCTCTAGACTTCAAAGAAGCCAGGGAGGTCTTCTTAGTGGGGCAAAATTATATAAACGAAGCCAAGGAATACTTTCAGCTGGATGGACATGTTACTGACCACATTGAAGTTGTTCAGGACCACAGTGCTCTGTTTAAGGTTCTGGCTTTCTTTGAGGAAGACTATGAGCGACGTTGTAGGATGCACAAACGTAGGGTTGATATGTTGGAACCACTAACTAATGAGCTCAACCCACAGTACTATCTCCTAGTTTGCAGACAGCTTCAGTTTGAGTTGGCTGACACATATTACGAGATGATGGATCTGAAGGTAGCAATTGGAAATAAGTTGGATGAGATGGACtcccatacaataaaaaaaatcaacagcctGGCACAGTCTGCAATCAAATATTATGAGATGTTTTTGGACTCCCTAAGAAGCCCAGATAAGAAGTTCCCTGAGAAGTTGGAAGAGGATGTTCTCCGCCCTGCTTTGGTTGCCAAGTTCCACATTGCACGCCTCTATGGAAAACTAATTTCCGCTGATCTTAAGAAACAGCTGGAGAACATGCAGACATCTCTAAGTTACTATAGATTTCTAGTAgattactgtgaaaaaaatgaggaagCTGTGAAATCAGTGGAAACAGAGTTGGAACTTGCCAAAGAAATGGTGGCCCTTCTTCCTGCAAGAATGGAAAGGCTAAGAGTACAGTTGTCGTCCTTCACTTAA
- the VPS26A gene encoding vacuolar protein sorting-associated protein 26A has translation MSFLSGLFGPICEIEVVLNDAESRKLSEIKTEEGKIEKHYLFYDGESVAGKVNIVFKQPGKRLEHQGIRIEFVGQIELFNDKSNTHEFVNLVKELALPGELTQSRSYDFEFMQVEKPYESYMGSNVRLRYFLKVTIVRRLSDLVKEYDLIVHQLATYPDVNNSIKMEVGIEDCLHIEFEYNKSKYHLKDVIVGKIYFLLVRIKIQHMELQLIKKEITGIGPSTTTETETVAKYEIMDGAPVKGDSIPIRLFLAGYDPTPTMRDVNKKFSVRYFLNLVLVDEEDRRYFKQQEIILWRKAPEKIRKRTNFHQRYEPSDSQATAEQPEI, from the exons ATG agCTTTTTAAGTGGTTTATTTGGTCCCATTTGTGAGATTGAAGTCGTACTGAATGATGCAGAATCAAGGAAGCTGTCTGAGATTAAAACGGAGGAAGGAAAGATAGAAAAGCATTACTTGTTCTACGATGGTGAATCTGTAGCGGGAAAG GTTAACATAGTCTTCAAACAGCCTGGTAAAAGACTAGAACATCAAGGAATCCGAATTGAATTTGTTGGACAAATTG AACTTTTCAATGATAAAAGCAATACGCATGAATTTGTTAACCTTGTGAAAGAATTAGCTTTACCTGGCGAGCTGACTCAAAGCAGAAGTTATGATTTTGAATTCATGCAAGTTGAGAAACCTTATGAGTCGTATATGGGTTCAAATGTTCGGTTGAG gTACTTTCTTAAAGTGACAATAGTGAGGCGCCTTTCAGACTTGGTGAAGGAGTATGATCTGATTGTTCACCAACTCGCTACATATCCAGATGTCAACAACTCCATCAAAATGGAAGTCGGAATTGAAGATTGTTTGCACATAGAATTTGAATACAACAAATCTAA GTACCACTTAAAAGATGTTATTGTGGGAAAGATCTACTTCCTACTGGTCAGAATAAAAATTCAACACATGGAATTGCagttaataaaaaaggaaattactgGAATAG gaccTAGTACTACAACTGAAACAGAAACTGTTGCCAAATATGAAATTATGGACGGGGCACCTGTAAAAG ggGACTCTATTCCCATACGGCTGTTTCTGGCTGGTTATGACCCAACTCCTACAATGAGAGATGTGAACAAGAAGTTTTCTGTGCGCTATTTCTTAAACTTGGTCCTTGTTGACGAGGAGGACAGAAGATATTTCAAACAACAG GAGATCATTTTGTGGAGGAAAGCACCCGAAAAGATCAGGAAAAGAACCAATTTCCACCAACGCTATGAGCCAAGCGATTCGCAAGCCACAGCTGAGCAGCCAGAGATTTAG